AGGCAGCCATTCCCTGGGTGTAGGGAATGCGGAAGTCGCGGCCACCCTCGAAGATGAGCATTGGGGTATCCCAGTTCTGCACAAAGCGGTGGGGCGACTGGGCGTAGCTCTTCTGCGCAACAGCGTTGTTAACCTCCCACGATGGGCCGCCCATCTCCCAGGTATCGAAGAACAGTTCGTCGGTGGTGATGTACTCCATCTCGGAGTTGAACACGCCGCAGTGCGCAATAAAGGCCTTAAAGCGCTTGTTGTGGTTGCCAGCCATCCAGTAAACGGTGTATCCACCATAGCTAGGGCCAACACAGCCAATGCGCGCATCATCGAGCCAAGTCTCCTTCTTAACCGAGTCGACAGCCGCAAAGAGGTCGCGCATCTCCTGCCCGCCATGATCCTTGCTGATTTGGTTAGTCCACTCCTGCCCCATGCCTGTAGTACCGCGACGGTTAGGTAGGATTACCACGTAACCCTGCGAAGCCATCAGGGCAAAGTTCCAGCGATAGCTGAAGCCTTGGCTAACGGGCGACTGTGGCCCACCTTGGCAGTAGAGGATACCGGGGTACGACTTCTTGGCGTCGAACTTAGGAGGTAGCACCACCCAGGTGAGCATCTTCTTGCCATCGGTGGTGTTGATCCAGCGCTTCTCGAAGGTCGGCATCACCAGCTGATCGAGGATACCTTTATTAATAGAGGTAAGCTGGGTAACAGCACCACTCTTTAAGCTTATAGAGTAAAGATCGGCAGGAGCAACCAGCTGGGTACGATCGGTAATAACCGCGCCGTTGGCAAGCGCACAGCTGTGGTAGTCGTAGTCGCCCGAGGTTATAGCGGTGATGGTTTCCTTCTCCACATCGAGTTTGTGCACCTGCGAGGTGGCCTGAACATATGCGGTAAAGTAGATCGCCTTCGAGGCCTTATCCCACTGTAGGTTGTCGGCGCTGTAAGTCCAATTGGCAAACAGGTTGGCCTTCTTGCCCGAAGCCAAATCCATCACCATAATGCGGTTTTGGTCGGCCTCGAAACCATCGCGCTCCATGCTCAGCCAGGCCACCTTTTTACCATCGGGCGAGAAGCAGGGGCTCTTGTCGTAGCCCATCATCCCCTCAGTAAGGTTGGTGGTGGTGCCGCTGGCTAGGCTGTACAGGTATATGTCGGAGTTGGTGGTAAGCGTACGCTCCTTGCCCACCTTCTTCACGCAGGTGTAGGCAATGGCCGATCCATCGGCATTCCAGGCCACCTCCTCCATGCCCCCAAAGGGCTTAAGGGGGCTATCCCAACGCTCGCCGGGCATGATATCCTTTAGGTTCGAGGCGCGGCCGTTGGCGTAGTCGGCCAGGTAGATGTGGCTGTAGAGGCCATCCTCCCAGGTATCCCAGTGGCGGTACATCAGCTGGTCGTAGATCATTGCATCGGTTTTAGGAAGATCGGGGTAAACCTCCTGCGTTGTTTTATCCACCTTCGTTTCGATGGCGAAGAGGATTTTATCCCCCTTTGGCGAAAAGCTGTACCCCGAGATATCGGTTGCCTCGTCGGTTACAGCCTCCTCCTTGGTGGTATTGACGTCCATCTCCCAAAGCCTGCCGCCACGAAGGAAGGCCAGCCTAGCGCCATTGGCCCTCCACGAGAGGCTGTTTTCGCCCTGTGGGGTGTAGGTAAGCCTACGCTGGTTCTTTCCGTCGATATCCATCAGGTAGATCTCGGCGTTGCCCTTGTTCTGCGCCACATCGTAGTACGATACGGTGTAGGCAATCCTTTTTCCATCGGGCGATACCGCGTACTCGCCCAAGCGGCCCAACGACCAGAGCACCTCGGGGGTAAGCCGATCGCTGGCAAGCGTTACATCCTTAGGCCCAATTACGGCAGGCTTCTCCTGGCCCATTAGGGCGGTGGAGGCCATCATCAGGCAGAGGGTTGTGCTAAGAAGCTTCATCTGCTACGTTTTTTTATGATTTGAGGGGATGAAGATAGCGATTAGTGCCGCAGGTTGAGCGGCAATCTTCTAAAAGATTCGCTTGTGATTAGGCTTACAGGGGGGTAAGCCATCCACCAGAAGAGCGGCGGAGCACTTACAGGGGTGTAAGTCGTCCACCGGAGAGCGGCGGAGCAATTGCAGGGGTGAAAGTCGTTCACCGGAGAGCGGCGGAGCAATTGCAGGGGTGCAAGTCGTCCACCGGAGAGCGGCGGAGCAATTGCAGGGGTGAAAGTCGTTCACCGGAGAGCGGCGGAGCAATTGCAGGGGTGAAAGTCGTCCACCAGAAGGCGGCGGAGCAATTGCAGGGGTGCAAGCGTCCCTCCTTGCCATGTTCCTACGCAGAATCGCCAAGGAAGGGGAAAGGCCAACCAACAAAATCGAGCGCCCGACAGCTAACATCCGTAGCCGATGCTCGTGATGGTTCGTAATGCGCTTTTTGTTACCTTGCCCGTCCGTTACTGGCATGTGCCCCTTTAGGCGCCAACTACTGCTAGAACGTAAATGAGAATGAGATACAGCTCCTTTGCAGTACTGCTGCTCGCCACCGTAGCGCTAACGCTATCGACCTCCGGGAAAGGCCAATCGTCTAGCCCAGCTGAGGGATACCGCTGCCACATCTACAAGTGCTACGTGGAGGGCTCCATGGGCGGGTGGCTTAGCAGCCTAAAGGCCATGGAGAACACCTATGCAAAAGAGAAGAGCGACGAGCTGCTGCTCGAAATCGTCCGCACCTACTACGGCTACATCGCCTACGCGCTTAACCAGGAGCGTAAGGCCGAGGCGGACTCGATGCTCGATAGGGCATTCGCCTACCTCGACAGCTACCGCCACCGCCACCCCAACGATGCCGAGGCCACGGCCATCTACTCCTCCCTGTTGGGCTTTCGGCTGGCCGTTCACCCCACCCAGGCACTTACGCTTGGCCTCCAGAGCCAGCATCTTATTGCAAAAGCCATGAAGCAGGCCCCCAATAACCCTTGGGTGATGTACGAGCAGGCCAACGCGCTGCTCTACACCCCAGCATTCTTTGGCGGCGCTCCCCAACAGGCCCTCAGGCTCTACCTCCGCGCCATCGCCCTGCTCGAGAAGCAGGGGGGCAACGGCTGCTCGTGGAACTACCTAAACGCCTACATCAACCTAGCCTACTGCCAGATTAAGCTAAAGCAGTACGCCGCCGCCCAGCAGACCTACAGCCAGCTGCTAGCCATCGCCCCTACCTTTAAATGGGTACGGCAGGTGCTGGTGCCCAAGCTTCAGCAGAAGATGAGGAACAAGCGGTAAATGTGGGACATACAGGGGGCTCGTTGCCCGATTCTTTGCCGATTTGTGTTCTTCAGCATTAAGCGCATAACTATCCCGTTTTTTTCATCACATTTGCCGAGCTTTACAATCAACACTAACGTTCTATGACGCATAGCATCTTCCATCCGTTGGATGGAGCAACCCTTTCCACCATTTGGGCACTTCCCTTTTTGGGGATCATTCTTTCGATAGCCCTACTCCCACTGTTTGCACCCAACTTCTGGTCGAAGCACTACGGTAAAGTGTCGCTGTTCTGGGCGCTTCTGGTTATTGTGGGCGTTGGGGCGCTAAAGGGTGTCGGCATTTCGCTGCACACCGTTGCCCAGGTGATGTTCGAGCAGTTCCTGCCCTTCATCTTTCTTCTCCTAGCCCTCTATACCATTACCGGGGGGATAAAGATTCGGGGATCGCTAAAGGGCACGCCCAAATTCAACACCCTAATGCTGGCCCTAGGCGGGCTGCTTTCGAGCTGGCTGGGAACTACCGGAGCGGCGGTGCTCTTCATCCGCCCGCTGCTTAAGGCCAACCAGCATCGCCACAACAAGGTTCACACCATCATCTTCTTCATCTTTATTGTGGGCAACATTGGGGGAACGCTTACCCCGGTAGGGAATCCGCCCCTGCTGATGGGGTACATCAGCAAGATCCCGTTCTTTTGGACGCTCACCAACATGTTCCTGCCAACCCTGCTCACCACCGGCATACTGCTTGCGCTATACTACTGCATCGACCTTTACTACTTCAAAAAGCAGAAGAGCCACATGCACGATGCCGACTTCGTGCACATGGGCATCGAAGGAGCCTTGAACCTCGTGCTGCTCCTGTTTGCCATTGCGGCTGTGGTGATATCGAGCCAAGATTTAGGCATCGCATTTACGCTCTTCGGGGTAGAGGTTAACAACGCCGTGGTTATCGAATTGGCGATGCTAGCCCTCCTCGCCTGGGTATCCATGAAGGTTACCGCTACGGAAATACGCGAGTACAACAACTTTACCTGGCACCCAATTCTCGAAGTGGGGAAGCTATTTGCCGGGATTTTTATAACCATGGCTCCGCTTATTGCCATCCTACGTGCCGGAGAAACGGGCGCCATGGGGGGACTCATTGGCAGCCTTACCCATGCCGACGGCACGCCTGCCAACGGCTTCTTCTACTGGGCTTCGGGCATGCTGTCGGCGTTCCTGGATAGCGCTCCAGCCTACCTCGTATTCTTCAACATTGCGGCGGCGCCTGCCGAGAGCTTCAACATTCTCTCGCAAACCTATATGATTGAGAATATACCTCAAACCCTGATTGCCATTACCATGGGCGCATCGTTTATGGGTGCCCTCAGCTACATTGGAAACGCGCCCAACATGATGATTAAAGCCATTGCCGAGGAGAACGGCGTAAAGATGCCCTCGTTCTTCGGGTACATGCTCTGGTCGTTTGGCATTCTGATTCCGATCTTCCTCCTAATGCAGTGGATATTCCTGTAGCGCATACGGTACGATATACGAAAAAGGCTGCCTCAAGCATTTGAGGCAGCCTTTTTCGTATATCTCTTTATGTTGAATAAATTCAGCAGCATAAACTACCCGATGAAAATACTACTGAACGGATTCAGCAAGGTTTCTTCCCTATTTCAGCTTTAATCTTTCGGGCATAGCTCTCCTTGAGCTCGTTCTTGATGCCGCAGCTGGGGCATCCGTGGCTGGTACAGCCATCCTGAGGCTTTCGGGTAAAGAGGCGAACCAGCGCCACCACCAGGTAGGCCACTGCGCCACCCACTACCAGCCAAGTGAGAATAGTTTGAATTTGCTCGTTCATTTCTTAAGACTCTAGATGTTAGACTTTAGATATTAGAAAAACCAATCGGACCCGCATTCCTTAGCCTTGATACTTGTATCTATAAAACCATCTTGGCCACGTTGAAGACAATAAACGACACCACCCACGCCAGCGCAGTGGTGTAGAAAATGGTAAACAGCGCCCATCGCCAGCTGCCCGACTCCTTCTTAAGCGCAGCCACCACCGCCACGCAGGGGAAGTAGATAAGCACAAATACCAGAAATGAGAGCGCCACGGGCTGCGAAAAGACGCGCTCGCCCTTTTGTGGGCCAACCGTGTAGCTGTCGTCCTGCAGCTTCTTCATCAGCGACGAGGTGTTGCTGTCGTCAGAATCCTCCACCTGGTAGAT
This window of the uncultured Acetobacteroides sp. genome carries:
- a CDS encoding S9 family peptidase, which translates into the protein MKLLSTTLCLMMASTALMGQEKPAVIGPKDVTLASDRLTPEVLWSLGRLGEYAVSPDGKRIAYTVSYYDVAQNKGNAEIYLMDIDGKNQRRLTYTPQGENSLSWRANGARLAFLRGGRLWEMDVNTTKEEAVTDEATDISGYSFSPKGDKILFAIETKVDKTTQEVYPDLPKTDAMIYDQLMYRHWDTWEDGLYSHIYLADYANGRASNLKDIMPGERWDSPLKPFGGMEEVAWNADGSAIAYTCVKKVGKERTLTTNSDIYLYSLASGTTTNLTEGMMGYDKSPCFSPDGKKVAWLSMERDGFEADQNRIMVMDLASGKKANLFANWTYSADNLQWDKASKAIYFTAYVQATSQVHKLDVEKETITAITSGDYDYHSCALANGAVITDRTQLVAPADLYSISLKSGAVTQLTSINKGILDQLVMPTFEKRWINTTDGKKMLTWVVLPPKFDAKKSYPGILYCQGGPQSPVSQGFSYRWNFALMASQGYVVILPNRRGTTGMGQEWTNQISKDHGGQEMRDLFAAVDSVKKETWLDDARIGCVGPSYGGYTVYWMAGNHNKRFKAFIAHCGVFNSEMEYITTDELFFDTWEMGGPSWEVNNAVAQKSYAQSPHRFVQNWDTPMLIFEGGRDFRIPYTQGMAAFNAAQLKNIPSKFVFLPSENHWVLKPQNGILWQREFYGWLDKWLK
- a CDS encoding tetratricopeptide repeat protein, whose product is MRYSSFAVLLLATVALTLSTSGKGQSSSPAEGYRCHIYKCYVEGSMGGWLSSLKAMENTYAKEKSDELLLEIVRTYYGYIAYALNQERKAEADSMLDRAFAYLDSYRHRHPNDAEATAIYSSLLGFRLAVHPTQALTLGLQSQHLIAKAMKQAPNNPWVMYEQANALLYTPAFFGGAPQQALRLYLRAIALLEKQGGNGCSWNYLNAYINLAYCQIKLKQYAAAQQTYSQLLAIAPTFKWVRQVLVPKLQQKMRNKR
- a CDS encoding sodium:proton antiporter, with product MTHSIFHPLDGATLSTIWALPFLGIILSIALLPLFAPNFWSKHYGKVSLFWALLVIVGVGALKGVGISLHTVAQVMFEQFLPFIFLLLALYTITGGIKIRGSLKGTPKFNTLMLALGGLLSSWLGTTGAAVLFIRPLLKANQHRHNKVHTIIFFIFIVGNIGGTLTPVGNPPLLMGYISKIPFFWTLTNMFLPTLLTTGILLALYYCIDLYYFKKQKSHMHDADFVHMGIEGALNLVLLLFAIAAVVISSQDLGIAFTLFGVEVNNAVVIELAMLALLAWVSMKVTATEIREYNNFTWHPILEVGKLFAGIFITMAPLIAILRAGETGAMGGLIGSLTHADGTPANGFFYWASGMLSAFLDSAPAYLVFFNIAAAPAESFNILSQTYMIENIPQTLIAITMGASFMGALSYIGNAPNMMIKAIAEENGVKMPSFFGYMLWSFGILIPIFLLMQWIFL